The region CCTAAGCAGGAAGTAAGACTTACATGACAGTGCTTTGGCCTCACTCCATTTTAGGTCACTGACCCCACCATACTCAACCTAACAGTAGTTAATTTAGTGTTATCTAGAACTAATACCGAAAACTATACGCATATCCCTGTCTACATTCAATCATTAAACTACAATAATGCTGGTAAAATGGCAGGCTTAAATCTTACACTAGAAACACCTCTGACAAATATACACAAGCAAAGTATAGAGAACAAAACAGATCAAGAAAAAATTCTTTCTATGAAACATCTGGTAAAACAcatattatttacatatacacattgTCAACATAGTCGCATTCATTtgcataattatatattaataacagaaaaatttCACTTCTGCAAAGTACAGTACATCCTTCTTGAAAATGGGGTAAAGGAGGGGTTAAAACAATCTGATGTGTAACCGGGGCACTCAACCCACTTTCTGAGGATTGGCAGCCCGAACTCCTTGCTCATATGTGATCCTTTGTGTAATTAAATATTGAGCAGCCTGTGTTGCAGCTGGTGTTCCAGTAATGGTTACCTTTCGATTCCTTGTGCCAGGTACGAACTCTCCTTTTTTGGAGATCTGTATCCTTGCACCAGTCAACTCCTGGTATTCCACTAATGTTTTCCCTCCTTTGCCAAGTATTGCACCAACTAAGTTTTCTGGCACTGCTATTTCAACTACATCCTTTGATCCATCTGTGGATTTTTCTGTTCCTAGAATGGCACTGGCAGCTAGGGGAGAAGCAGCTCCAAAATATCCATTGgttgcagcagtagcagcagccaggCTACCTAATGCGAATGTCCCCGCCGTACCACCAGCTGTGCTGCCACTGGCCGAGGCTTCACTGGCATAGGTGGCCAAcaaattggctgctgctgctgctgggttgGCACTGGCAGCTGCTGCAGCCAAAgcccctgttgctgctgcttgaCTGAGACCTAAACCTAATGTGTTGAGATTATATCCATAGCTGGCTAATGTATTAAGTGCAGAGGTGATGGCCACCAGGTCATTGCCTGTGAAGCCAGATAAAACTGCTGGAAAGGCTGCAACGCCAGCAAGGTTAGCATGTCCTAATAGCCCTGCAGCTGCTGCAGCAGTTGGTAACACTTCAGCAGTGTTTGCATAAGGAGATCCGGTTGGGT is a window of Bos indicus isolate NIAB-ARS_2022 breed Sahiwal x Tharparkar chromosome 21, NIAB-ARS_B.indTharparkar_mat_pri_1.0, whole genome shotgun sequence DNA encoding:
- the NOVA1 gene encoding RNA-binding protein Nova-1 isoform X4 is translated as MHPMHRGREDGQYFLKVLIPSYAAGSIIGKGGQTIVQLQKETGATIKLSKSKDFYPGTTERVCLIQGTVEALNAVHGFIAEKIREMPQNVAKTEPVSILQPQTTVNPDRIKQVKIIVPNSTAGLIIGKGGATVKAIMEQSGAWVQLSQKPDGINLQERVVTVSGEPEQNRKAVELIIQKIQEDPQSGSCLNISYANVTGPVANSNPTGSPYANTAEVLPTAAAAAGLLGHANLAGVAAFPAVLSGFTGNDLVAITSALNTLASYGYNLNTLGLGLSQAAATGALAAAAASANPAAAAANLLATYASEASASGSTAGGTAGTFALGSLAAATAATNGYFGAASPLAASAILGTEKSTDGSKDVVEIAVPENLVGAILGKGGKTLVEYQELTGARIQISKKGEFVPGTRNRKVTITGTPAATQAAQYLITQRITYEQGVRAANPQKVG
- the NOVA1 gene encoding RNA-binding protein Nova-1 isoform X3, whose protein sequence is MHPMHRGREDGQYFLKVLIPSYAAGSIIGKGGQTIVQLQKETGATIKLSKSKDFYPGTTERVCLIQGTVEALNAVHGFIAEKIREMPQNVAKTEPVSILQPQTTVNPDRIKQTLPSSPTTTKSSPSDPMTTSRANQVKIIVPNSTAGLIIGKGGATVKAIMEQSGAWVQLSQKPDGINLQERVVTVSGEPEQNRKAVELIIQKIQEDPQSGSCLNISYANVTGPVANSNPTGSPYANTAEVLPTAAAAAGLLGHANLAGVAAFPAVLSGFTGNDLVAITSALNTLASYGYNLNTLGLGLSQAAATGALAAAAASANPAAAAANLLATYASEASASGSTAGGTAGTFALGSLAAATAATNGYFGAASPLAASAILGTEKSTDGSKDVVEIAVPENLVGAILGKGGKTLVEYQELTGARIQISKKGEFVPGTRNRKVTITGTPAATQAAQYLITQRITYEQGVRAANPQKVG
- the NOVA1 gene encoding RNA-binding protein Nova-1 isoform X5, translated to MPQNVAKTEPVSILQPQTTVNPDRIKQTLPSSPTTTKSSPSDPMTTSRANQVKIIVPNSTAGLIIGKGGATVKAIMEQSGAWVQLSQKPDGINLQERVVTVSGEPEQNRKAVELIIQKIQEDPQSGSCLNISYANVTGPVANSNPTGSPYANTAEVLPTAAAAAGLLGHANLAGVAAFPAVLSGFTGNDLVAITSALNTLASYGYNLNTLGLGLSQAAATGALAAAAASANPAAAAANLLATYASEASASGSTAGGTAGTFALGSLAAATAATNGYFGAASPLAASAILGTEKSTDGSKDVVEIAVPENLVGAILGKGGKTLVEYQELTGARIQISKKGEFVPGTRNRKVTITGTPAATQAAQYLITQRITYEQGVRAANPQKVG
- the NOVA1 gene encoding RNA-binding protein Nova-1 isoform X2, yielding MMAAAPIQQNGTHTGVPIDLDPPDSRKRPLEAPPEAGSTKRTNTGEDGQYFLKVLIPSYAAGSIIGKGGQTIVQLQKETGATIKLSKSKDFYPGTTERVCLIQGTVEALNAVHGFIAEKIREMPQNVAKTEPVSILQPQTTVNPDRIKQVKIIVPNSTAGLIIGKGGATVKAIMEQSGAWVQLSQKPDGINLQERVVTVSGEPEQNRKAVELIIQKIQEDPQSGSCLNISYANVTGPVANSNPTGSPYANTAEVLPTAAAAAGLLGHANLAGVAAFPAVLSGFTGNDLVAITSALNTLASYGYNLNTLGLGLSQAAATGALAAAAASANPAAAAANLLATYASEASASGSTAGGTAGTFALGSLAAATAATNGYFGAASPLAASAILGTEKSTDGSKDVVEIAVPENLVGAILGKGGKTLVEYQELTGARIQISKKGEFVPGTRNRKVTITGTPAATQAAQYLITQRITYEQGVRAANPQKVG